The segment TACACAAGTCTACAAGTAGCTGCAGGCAGTGCAGCAAGGCAAAAGACTTAACAAGAATATATTAGAGTTTCATATTAAAGCATACTTACTTCCTCCTGTCGTTGAAGAAACTGGGTTTGTCAGCTTGGACAATAACAACGTCAAACAGATCCCTCCAGTCTTTTCCTACGATGTAGTTCATCCCATGGTCCCTGAGGAGAACAAAGACACTAGTTTTTACCAGTAATACCCAGCATCTCTGCTGATTCAACTACAAAAAGTCTCAGTAACCTTGTGACGGCTTTCAGCCACATTCCTTCATTTTAGTTTGTGAAGCACTCAAAATCCAAATGAAGCTGGAGGCAAACTAgcgaaataaaaaaatgtctccatttatataacatttttctGGCCTCGTTATCTACTCAGAGCCCTTTACAGTCGCATTTACACACTGTCACAGCACTTCGCTACTCGCGTACAGCGCTTCTCCAAAAATTCACGCACTGATGATGCATCAGAGGTAATTAGGGTTTTAGTACCGGGATCAAACTGCCAAAAATCCAATTAGTGAACAACCTGCTGTACTTCCTGAGCCCCTTCCAACCAGACCAACTTTCACTGTTTCCAGcatgcattttaaaattcatccactaAAATGCTGATCAACCTACCAGTTTGAAGgactttaataattaaaaacaaacaaaaaaaacttggtttCAGCCTGTGCCTAACCCTGCCTTATTGCTGCAATGACTCATTATCACAAACACCATTTCAAGTACGAGGAAATCTTCTGACGTTCGATTTCCCGACTGGTCAATCTGTGCAAGCAACCGTGACTTCAAAAAGGACTCCAGACTCAATAACTTACCGTACAGATTTGCAAATGCAAGCTCTCCCATGCATGCTGGCcaattaataaaaactggaaCATTATCCCGTGGCACTAAATTAAAATTAGCACACAAACGtgctgaaatgacaaaaagataTTCTTCCCAACAAACCCCGTGTTTGTGCTCACTTACACAAAGTCAAAGGGGCTGTTGGTGATGAGGAACATCTTCTTCCCGTGAGCTGACAGCTTCTTCAGCACAGCGTGGCTTTGCTCACCGTAGCAAATGTacttctctgaaaaaaaaaattaaataagacAGAAGAGGTTTTTGGTCAGTTTTTACTTGAATATCATAACCCCATCTTGCCGATATCATGTTTTTACGCCTTGCCAATAACTCAAATGCCATCGTACATATTAGGAGATGGATTTCAAAAGGCCGTTACCCATATCTGCCTCCACCGCTCGATACATGATGCCCTTGACGTGAACATCTCTGATGGCTTCCTGTGAGGAGGAGAGGCAACACAGCCTTCAGCTAAAAAGTCATGACATCGTGACACACTATTAGCATTCAGCTCTGACAACAACTTTTCTCTGTACATAAACAGTTGTCTTGGAAGCACAAGGAAAGTGCCTCTCTGAATACAAATGAAACGGGGAGGAAGCAGGAGGTAAGATGCCTTGTTGTCACAGTGGGAGAACCTTTGAATCAAGACTCCTTGTTTAAAACCTGCACATTATACAGGCAGACTTAAGACCATCATTCACAAAGGCCATCTGACGCGATGAAAATTTAAACGGAACAAAGGGTTTCGAAAATGCTAAGGTCAATACCGAATTATGAAGCtggggagacaaaaaaaaatgattaaagacgGGGTCCTTGGAAAGATATGAGAGGCATTCTTCAAACAGAGCACGTGTGAGGGCTTTTAATGACACCTATCTGTCAAAAGCGCCGCAGCGCCACGCGGCACAGGCAGTTACAGTGTGACAGCTGGCCTCAGGGGGAGAGCACAGCGTCGATTTCTCCCCACTTCCTGTGAAGTAGCAGAGCCACATGGCTGGGGGCGAGAATGCACAACTAAAATTGGATGCTGCTTTTCAGTGCTAAAATTAGGATGGCACTGAATGGTTGGAGTTTCACTGTATACTGCAAcaagtaaatacaaaaataccCATGAacacatgacttttttttttaaatcatatacCCTGGCTCTTAGGAAATGCAATTAAGGAAAAGGTGAGGGCTGTAATGACAACAAAGAGCACTAACCTTTACGTCTTTGTAGAGATGGACGGGCTCATAGTCGATGTTGTGCCTCATGAAGAAGTCGTTGACACAGGAGAGGAGGGTCATCTCGGGGAGGGAGAAGATGTCCATGAACTGCTTCATTGTGTGGCCGTGAATGCTCTGCAGGACAGAGACAGCCGTTTATGTATTGTTTTTGGATCTTCGGTGCCTAATTTAACACAAGCACGTGTGAACGGGATCATCACCTTGCCATAGAAGTCACTCATTATCTCTAAAGGCACATGGCTGCCTTCGTACATGGCGATTACCTCCTCATCAGGAACTGGATGAAGACCTCTGCATCACAGACGAAAAACACTCCAGTTAGTTAATGGCAACACTTGAGGAGTTTTGTTTGCAGCAGATGCCGCCCTGTGGCTCTGCGCTGcacatttgaacattaaaagCGTTGGTGTAACGTTAAAAAGGTAACAGCTCTGAGTGAAGCTAACCATTTCATTACCCTGATATGAGaagtaaaaaagtatttaaacacCTGTACACAGTTCCCAGCTGGATGTAGTGAAAAGCATCTATCTTCATCAGGAGCGCCTataacaaatcataaaaaacatttgacgAAAACCGGACTGAGGCTAGCTTGTTAtcttaataaaacaagaaaatgttctCACCTTTTGGACGTCATAGTGAAGTCCCCTTACAGCAAAATCTGGAATATACTCGTACTTCCGAAGACCCTCTGGatactaacaaaaaaaaagaaagtcagtgGCTGGTTTGAAGTTTTTCACGGAGAACACAACAGTATTTGATGTATTGGGAGAAGCCAGACACCGCCCGCACCCTGTGCTTGGAGATGAGGATGTCCCGGGCTATGTTGAAGATGAGCGTGTGGAGGTGGCTGGAATAAAAGGCCAGCGTGTAATCGTAGTCGAAGCCGTAGATCTCTATGTCTCGCAGGCTCATCTCGTTGTTGGCAAAAATGGTGTCGGGGTCGACGGAGCCGGTGGACATAACTGGGATCAGAACATGAGAAGAGGGAATAATAAATGAAGTTAGAGTGCAGTTTTCATTGAATGTTTCCTTGATAATAAAGCATCTTAACCCCTTTAGCACCATAATTACGgatatatttgttaaaacacctggtctttcttgtctatctttgtcaataattgtgtcCAAAAATTGCcctgtgtgtaaataatttacacccttATTCCTGTACAGgtagaacatttaaaatctgtcaagtattAACCATTCTTGTGTAATTAAGTGCCTAAAACTATgttataagaagaaaaaggcCAAAAAAGGAGTTGAATTTTCttgaactttctttttataaattcttgAAAAGTTGCAGATCGAACATTTCTGAGATTGCGAAAACCTAATTCGAACCATTTTACAacaactcagacagttttacatttctggaGCTTTCTGAGTCAACGGTGAGCCCCGTGGTTTTAAAAAGGGTTAAACCTCTCTTGGTCTGGTCCCAAGTTGAACCAGTCTGAAATATACAGTTTGGTTTTGCTAATACATACAATTATTTGCCGACCACCAAAAAGCAGGCGATGTTTAAGCCTTGAAGTACATATGGAAGCTGATCTATTGATCAGACGATTACTGAGGCTgattttgcctatttttttaaaaattcagtgtTAGCCACACCTGTGCGTAATAAGTCAATTATAAAGGTAGCTACATTTTTGAACAGAACAGTCTTGTTACACCTGACATAATCTTGTGTCTGTGCCCTTTAGCCAACAGAGAAGGCTCTCAAAATAGGGGAGCTTTTAGTTTGGTTTCATCaccaacaataacaaaaagaaaacagtggtTCGGGACAAAATCACGAGCGTGATTACATCTGACTGTCAGACagccaaatgaaaacaatgGTCCACATTTCTAAACTGTTAGTAGATTTTAACTCGTTTGTATGAACTGAATTTCTTAcaggccaaaaacaaaaaacacacagatgaagCTGTCTTCATACTGGACAAAAGCTGCTCtgattacaaataaaaccatcagtCATTAAAAGCCTCTTATCAAGCTGACCTCTAGTCACACATCGCTAAAGGTAAGGAGCACTACAGGAAACGTCTAAAGGGAAGCCAAGTAGGATATGTGGTACCCTTTTCTAACCTAAATGTCAATTTATCAGTCTGGTTATAATACAAACGGACAAATTTAAGCACAAAACGAGGCACTCTTGTGCATCGATCACATAAAAATTTAGGAATTAAGCTCTGACACTTTTTAGGCAGCCAGAAGAGGACAGAGTCAGTGATACCTTTGAATTCCACTTTTGTTACACTGAATCTGACTTGATGGGACTTTAAAATAATGCTTCCTTGATTCAAGTCCATAGAGAAAGCACAACAGCACCAATATTAACACTAAAATATCAACAGAGTCAGAAAAAGAAGCCAATAAGATTAGATGAACCAGGTATTCAcagatgtttatgttttatgcaCATATTGACAGCTTAATTGTAACTATCAGTCTTATTTAAGCTTGCCTGATTTGAGCATTACTTATAGCAGGGTCATAAGCATTAGTATTTAACATAtaggtgtctgtgtgtgtgtgtgtgtgtgtgtgtaaatattagAGCAGCCTACCATTCGTCTGCCTCTTGGTCTCATTGTAAACAGACCACAGCCTCTGTGTGACGTCCTGGCCGTCCGAGGAGCTGCTACACACAGATGCTGTGCAGTTTTTGGTTCCGGACGGGTTCGGCGGCAGCGGACCGGCGGCTCCAGGGGGGCAGGACGCTGCCCTGAAATTCCGCCTCCACACACGGGACCTGAAGGTGCGCCTCGGTAAACCCCGGCCGGCGTCCCAGAGAGCGGCCGCCCGCCGCAGACAGCCCGAGTGTCTCACGAGAGACGAAAGAGGTCGCGAGGAGGTCGCCATTGCTCCGTTTCTAAGCGGGACGAGGCGTGTGGAGGTCGAAGGCGGACTCCCCTGACGACCGCACGCGGGACAGGACGGGCTCCACACTAAATTGTCCCTCCTGTGCAGACTTGCTCCTGCGTCACTTCCGTGTTTGGGAAGGTCCCGGGcaaccagccaatcagaagccgGTGCGTCTGCTtttcagctgaaagaaacagaCTCTGAAGGACATATTTTGCTGCCACCAGGTCTCTGCAAATTCCTTGTGTTCACCTTTATCCTTTaaggtttttcttatttttttattctggtttgGGTGGTTTCCTACAGGATGATAATGCCACCCTCAGGAGGAATCAGAGATCAATGAACGGCTTGATGAGACCTTTCTACCCAGTGGACCATCTGTGAAAGATTTGATCTTCAATATGTAATAAAACACCAAGTCTGTGATGAACAATGAAGTGAAAGAACAATTTCAAACAAAGTTCCAGAAGGGCCAACGTGCATCAACTATTATACCAGCACACGGTGACCTAAACACCTTAATACGACATTTCAtgttagatagatagatggatagataaaaaacaaacaatctatCTATCTAGAAGAATAGGATAAACTTTTATCCAAAAACATCAAACCACTGAAACGGATTTCTCTCTGAGAAACAACAGGCTAAAACTGATCCGACTTTATCTTAACCAAACATTTGCACATTCCTGATAAATTGCGTATTCTAGATggtgtttgcacattttttttattttattttgcacattttcaggTACCACACAATATACTGATTTCATCATGTACAGATATAATGTATCATTAAGTTATATTGACCTTCAATCAAACCATACTTTTCCTTTTCATGGACTTTAATAGTATTACTAATGTTTTTACTATGTTACTACTACACAATTGcttctatttttgtttattttctgtctatCTAAAATCTGATGGCTGCAGGGGGAAACAACCAACGATAAGGTTCCTTGTGGCTTTTTTGGTGCAGTAGTCTGTCACTGTGTTATTACAGTGTCGTCCATGGGGCGGGAGACATTGTCCAGTATTCTGTAGATCTTAGTTTGACCCTGCACTCGGTCTGTGAGGCATCCCAGGACAGAGACAGCCTTTCTGATCAGTTTATTCAGCCTCTTCCTCACAGTTGCTGACAAACTGCTTATCCAGCAGGTTAAAGCATAGATAATGGCCACAACAAAATCTAAAGAGGTCTTCAGGAGTAATCCTTTCACTCCAAAACCACCCAGCAGGTAGCATCTGCTCTGACTTTTACTGCAAGTTGCAACAGTGTTATGAGTCCAGTCCAGTTTACTGTTCAGGTGAACTCCCAGGTAATAGCAGAATTGATTTGATAATGATGGtactttttcaaaatgtaagtattctttaaaataatcagtatacacacagagacacaatccTGTACTCAAAGGTAGAATTTTTAGAAAGATACTTAGTGGAGTACAGAAATAGACTTTGGGTATTTACTATgaacctttgttttattttaattgtaactcaaaaacactgaaaacattttgcaattatttttgtgcctttttctcTGTACCTTGGAGAACCCCCTGCACCcttaatgacaaaaatatagCTTTATTCTCTGAAACAGTAACAAGAAATAGGATGCACActgataacaaaaaaatgttaggaAAAACTGGAACAAACCTCTCTGAAGAAAAAGGCCAAACTGAGATTTTAGCCAGCAGCCTTCCTACTGTATCTGTATCCTTACTATTAACCCTGAACTTTCTCGTAAGCAGAACACAGAGCAAAAGCAAGTTATTATACGTTATTATCTCAAAATATTGGATTTAAGAGTTTGACAGAATATctaatttgtgattttaaattataaaaagtcaaaagtagaACATCAAAAGGGATAAATAATGAGtaatgttttttaagaaaaactttAAGAGTTTGACTGATTGCTTCATGAGTAACGTGATAGTCAAAATCAAACATTGATGTTAAGTTATATGTATAATTTTCTCTATCATGTTCAATTTAGAACAGTAGGTTACCAAGTTTAAGCTCACAGTCCAGAGTCACACATGTAGTGTTTGTAAATTTGTCAAAGGCATAAAAAGAGCTGCTTTAATCTGTTAACTCTGGAATGGGTTACCCACTTAAACAACCTGTATTTTTGtgcaacacagacagaaaacagataaatttaTAATCTTGTGTTTACATCTGTATTTTTCATCATCTTAAATTTGTGGGACATACTCAGAACTTGGAAAACATTATGGGTGTTGGATTTATAATGGTGCAAACCTTGCCAATCTTGATGTGGTACATTCTGAAAGGTTGCTTGTTACCTTTGACTGCCCAgccataaaaaacattttacacatgTAGCCTGATCCCTTGCctataaaaacagacacacacccatGAGTCAGGTTAAGGCAAAGGCACAGGGAGATGCACATTTCTATGACAGTTTACATGTTCAATCCATTATTTATCAGTCTTGCTTTCCCCCCTGATTGCGCTGCTTcctgaaggaaaataaataaataacacttttgtcattttgtcaaaTAACTTGCTGAATACTGCCATCCTGTGGGCTAAAGGGAGAGGTGCATTTAGAACAAAcctcattcattcatccacttattaagggtgccaaagcaaaaattaaagcattttccTTATATTTTGTGGTgaaccataatgagccactgttAAAGCAATAGCTTTAACAAGTCTTTTCATATTGGTTCAATTTATGTTCATCCATTAAAATGTGGGAAtggaaaaatctaaattattacTAAGGTGACGTTGGAGTTTTGGGCAGCAGCTGAATCAGCACCCTTCAAATGTCAACGTTTATAAAGAAGTGTAAAAGTGTTTGGTTTTATCTCTcatctgattctttttttttgagagaaaatttcgTCATGTTAAGTTTTGATGAAATGGGATGATTTTGATATTTCCAAACTACTGATCACATTAACAGACTTTCAGGTTCTCCAGTACTGAATATGTGTATACTACTAAAAGGATTAATAGatgta is part of the Kryptolebias marmoratus isolate JLee-2015 linkage group LG11, ASM164957v2, whole genome shotgun sequence genome and harbors:
- the nt5dc3 gene encoding 5'-nucleotidase domain-containing protein 3, translating into MATSSRPLSSLVRHSGCLRRAAALWDAGRGLPRRTFRSRVWRRNFRAASCPPGAAGPLPPNPSGTKNCTASVCSSSSDGQDVTQRLWSVYNETKRQTNVMSTGSVDPDTIFANNEMSLRDIEIYGFDYDYTLAFYSSHLHTLIFNIARDILISKHRYPEGLRKYEYIPDFAVRGLHYDVQKALLMKIDAFHYIQLGTVYRGLHPVPDEEVIAMYEGSHVPLEIMSDFYGKSIHGHTMKQFMDIFSLPEMTLLSCVNDFFMRHNIDYEPVHLYKDVKEAIRDVHVKGIMYRAVEADMEKYICYGEQSHAVLKKLSAHGKKMFLITNSPFDFVDHGMNYIVGKDWRDLFDVVIVQADKPSFFNDRRKPFRRVTDKGALLWDRIHRLEKGQIYKQGNLYEFLRLTGWRGSKVLYFGDHIYSDLADLTLKHGWRTGAIIPELRKEIKIMNTTQYVHMMTWLQALTGLIEQMQVHRDAATQAVVEEWISERESMKPQAKGIFNPQFGSLFRTYHNPTYFSRRLSRFADIYMASISCLLNYDLQHTFFPRLTPLQHEAGGFSSSSTKP